DNA from Bradyrhizobium diazoefficiens USDA 110:
GGAACATTCAGAACGCTTGCCAGCACCGACAGCCAGAACCGGGACCGTGAACCGCCTCCGATGGCATCGGCTTCCGCGACCGTAATGCCGGCATCCGCGAGCACGTCCCGGCAATCTGCCAGCGCGAAGGCAACGCCCTCGAGCACGGCCTGCACGATCGCCTCGCGATCGGTGCCGTGGCTCAAGCCATCGAGCATGCCGCGCACGACGGGGTCGTCGTGCGGTGTCCGCTCGCCCGCCAGGTAAGGCAGGAAGCTCACCGGAGACGGCACCTGCGGGCGGGACCCAAGCGGTGCCAGCAATTCCGCCTCGGCAATGCCGAACAAGCGCGAGATCCAGGCAAGACAGGAGGCCGCCGAGAGAATCGCGCCGGCCTGAATCCACATTCCTGGGATGGCGTGGCAGAACGTGTGCACCCCGCGATCCGGGTTGGCGGCGATCCTGCTCGTCGGCACCAGCAAGGCGCCCGAGGTTCCCAGCGAGATGAACGCGGTTCCCGCCCTGATCGCGCCAATGCCGACGGCACCCGCCGGATTGTCACCGGCACCGCCCGCGAAGCTCGGCCGTCTGACCATGCCCCAGCGTTGCGCGAGCTCGCTGCGCAATGTTGCCGCGGGCGCGCAGCCCTCGACCAGTCGCGGCATGTGATCGCGCGACAGGCCGGTCGCGGCCAGTGCTGCATCCGACCAGTCCCTCCGCGCGGCGTCGAGCCACAGCGAGCCCGATGCGTCCGAGACATCCTCGACGGCTTCGCCCGTCAGGACCAGGCGCAAATAAGCCTTCGGAAGCAGGACGCGTTTCGTCGCGGCAAAAACCTCGGGCTCGTGCGTCGCAATCCAGAGCAGCTTTGGCGCGGTGAATCCGGGCATCGCCTTGTTGCCCGTCGTCGCGCGCAAGGCGGGCCAGCGTTGCTCCAGGATGCGGCACTCGGCGACGGACCGCCCGTCGTTCCAGAGGATGCAAGGCCGCAGCGGTCTTGCGCTCGCGTCGAGCAGCGTGGCGCCATGCATCTGGCCCGACAGTCCGATGCCTTCGACCACGGCCAACGCGCCGGCATGCGTCGCCTTCAAGGCATCCAGCGTGGCGAAGGTCGCCTCGACCCACTGCGCGGGATCCTGCTCGGAGTAGCCGGGCCGCGGCGAAGCGGTCGCGAGCGGCCGGCTTTCGCTGGCAATCACGCGCTGCGCGGAGTCGACGAGAACGGTCTTGACCGCCGAGGTGCCGAGATCGATGCCGAGATACATGGATGCGAACAATTGCCGA
Protein-coding regions in this window:
- the xylB gene encoding xylulokinase, producing the protein MYLGIDLGTSAVKTVLVDSAQRVIASESRPLATASPRPGYSEQDPAQWVEATFATLDALKATHAGALAVVEGIGLSGQMHGATLLDASARPLRPCILWNDGRSVAECRILEQRWPALRATTGNKAMPGFTAPKLLWIATHEPEVFAATKRVLLPKAYLRLVLTGEAVEDVSDASGSLWLDAARRDWSDAALAATGLSRDHMPRLVEGCAPAATLRSELAQRWGMVRRPSFAGGAGDNPAGAVGIGAIRAGTAFISLGTSGALLVPTSRIAANPDRGVHTFCHAIPGMWIQAGAILSAASCLAWISRLFGIAEAELLAPLGSRPQVPSPVSFLPYLAGERTPHDDPVVRGMLDGLSHGTDREAIVQAVLEGVAFALADCRDVLADAGITVAEADAIGGGSRSRFWLSVLASVLNVPIHRFAEGETGAAFGAARLGRLAVTGEAIDAVCTPPRRIETFEPDRVLVDAYADRLPAWRELYRPRR